From the genome of Arthrobacter sp. SLBN-122:
GCGGCAAACAATCCCAAGCCGGGCATCACGGTGCAGGTCACCCCTGCCAGCCAGTCCGTCCAGCAGGGTCAGGCAGCCACCTACTTGGTGACGCTGACGTCCACTGGAGGTTTCACCGGCGCGGTCAACCTGGCCACCGCGGGACTGCCGGCCGGAGCGGCAGGTGCCTTCACGCCGTCGTCCGTCACCCTTAACTCCGGAAGCACCGCAACCTCAACCCTGAACGTCACCACCGCCACAGCCACGCCGGCGGGCACCAGCTCCCTGACCATCACCGGCACCAGCGGCAAGGTCTCCGGCAGTGTCACCGCCGGCCTCACCGTCAATTACAGAATCTCCTCCACCATTTCCGTCGCCGCTGCCCCGGATTCGCTATCGGTCCCGCCGGGCGCCACCGCGGTGTACACGCTTCAGCTCACCCGGAACAACCTCTCCGGGCCGGTGACGTTCAGCGTCCTGGGCGGACTCCCCTCCGGCGCCACGGCGTCGTTCTCGGCCAATCCGGTGACCGGCACCTCCACCACGTTGCAGGTGGCCACAACCGCCACGTCCCCCACCGGAAGCTACAACCTGTACTTGGTGGGCACGGGCAAGGATTCCAGCGGGAAGTCGCAGTACGCCTACGCGAACGTGCAGCTGGTCCTGGACTCCACCATCAAGCAGTTCGTCCTCTCCGGCAACGTCCCCGGAACGCTGTCCCCCGGCACGTCGGCCGGCCTGGACCTGCAGATCAACAACCCCAACAACAAGGCGTTGGCACTGACCAACATGTCAGTGGCGGTGGCTGGGGTCACCCGCAGCGCGGACGCCGCGGCCAGGAACCTCCCCTGCACCACGGCGGACTTCACCGTCACCCAGTACAGCGGCCCCTACCCACTGACGGTACCGGCCGGCAGCAGTTCCCTTTCCGGCCTCCGCGTCACACAGACTGCATGGCCCAAGGTGGGAATGGTGGACACGTCCGCCAACCAAGACGGCTGCAAGGGCGCCACCCTCCAGCTGGCCTACTCGGGATCAGGACAGGGGAACTGAGATGACCACCACCACCAGGACTGCCAGGGCTGGACGGGCCCTCAAGGCAGCGGCCCTCACGGGAACACTGATCGCCGCAGGCGCGGGAACCTCCTACGCCTTCTGGACGGCGGGCGGAACGGGCACGGGAACCGCTGCTGCGGGCACCATGCAGGCCGTCACCGTGGACGCGCTCGTGGCCGGGGACGGCCCCACGGCGACGCTGGTTCCCGGCGGCACTGCCGACGTCGTACTCCGCTTCTCCAACCCCAATCCCTACTCGGTGCAGGTCTACAGCGTCACCGCCAACGGACCGGCCACGGCGGACAGCGCGCATTCCGGCTGCACCACCACCGGGGTCAGTTTCACCGGAACCGCCACGCCACTGTCACCGGCAACCACCATTCCGGCGAACTCGTCCACCCTGCTCACCCTTCCAGGATCGGCCGCCATGGATACCACCTCTCTCGCAGCCTGCCAGGGCGGCACCTTCCACCTCCCCGTAACGGCGGAGGTGCGGAAATGAGCATCGCCATCCGGAAGACGCCCTTCGGCTTCCGCCTCCCTTCAGGACGGCTGGCGTGGATTGCCACCGCGGTCCTGCTCCTGCTCGGCACGGCCACCGCCGCCTACGGCTTCTGGGCCTCCACCACCAGCAGCAACAATGCCACGGCCGCGGCGGACGCCCTGTCCCCCGGATCCAAGCCCGCCGTCACGGCCAACGGCGCCTCAGTCAGCGTCAGCTGGGCAGCCGGCACCACCGTTAACGAGCATGCAGCCACGGGCTACACGGTAACAAGGTATGCGACGGCGGCGGGTGGCACCGGCACGCCGGCCACGGGCGCATGCGCAGGGACGGTCACCACCTTGACGTGCATCGAACAGAACGTCCCCGGGGGAACCTGGTACTACACCGTCACCCCCACCATCGCGCTCTGGACCGGCGCCGAGAGCCCGCGCAGCACCGGCATCAGCAGTGACTCCACCGCCCCGGTAGCCTCCGTCTCCAGCCTGTCGCCCACCCCGAACGCTGCCGGCTGGAACAACAACAGCCCGGTCACGGTGACCATTACTGCCGACGACGGGCCGGCCGGTTCCGGCGTCGCCTCCATCACCTACGCGGTCGACGGCGGCGCCAAGCGGACAGTGAATGGCGCTATTGCGACCATTCCCGTCACGGGCGACTGGACGCACACCATCTCCTACTTCGCCACCGACAATGCGGGCAACATTGGCTCGGTCCAGACCCAGCCGGTATGGATCGACACGCAGGCCCCGGACGTGCCATCGCTCACCGTTCCGGCCTATGTGAACTCCGGCAACGTCGCCGCCGTACCCGTCACCGGCACCGCTGAAGCCGGCGCCAGAATCACCCTCGTTGCCAGTGACCCGGGTGCCGCTCACTCCGTCAGCAGCACAGCCACTGCCTCCGCCACGGGTGATTGGTCCGCCAGCCCCGATCTGGGCAGCCTGAACCAGGGCACGGTCACCTACACGGCCACCGCCACTGACTCGGCCGGAAACACGGGCGGGGCCAGGAATGCAACAAGCATCAAAGACACCGTGCCGCCTGCAGCGGCCCAGGCCCTGAGCGTCCCGGCGTACGTAAACATCAGCAACGCGTCCGTCCTGCCGGTCTCCGGCACCGCGGAGGCCGGCATAACCGTCACCGTTACCGCCACGGACGCCGGCGCGGCGCACACAGTGACGGAAGCGGCGACGGCATCCGGTACGGGCAGCTGGTCCCTGAACCTCAACCTGTCCGGGCTCAATGACGGGCCTGTCACGTACTCGATAACGGCCAAGGACGCGGCGGGGAACACCGGCACGGCTTACACCACCTCAAGCACGAAGGACACTGTGGCACCAGCCCCGACCATCGCCGCGCCGATGTACGTCAACGGCAGCAGCAACATCAGCGCAGTCCAGGTCAGCGGAACCACCGAGGCAGGGACGATTGTGAACGTCACAGTCAGGAACGGTCTCTCGTCATTCGTTTCCAAGGCGGTCACGACCACCGGCACGACATGGAACACGACAATGGACCTTTCCACCATTCCCGATGGCACCCTGATCTACACTGCGGACTCCACCGACGCGGCAGGCAACAGCGGCACGGCCACCGCCAAGGGCATCACCAACAAGGACACGAAACTGCCAAGCATTAGCGCCGTGAGCCTCCTTGGTGGAGGCACAACGGCAGGCACAGCCGATGCCGGCGACACACTGACAATCCGGTACTCCGAGGCCCTCGACGCCAGCAAGATTTGTTCCATTTGGAACAACACGGGCGCCCAAATCCTCAAAGCCAATAACGATGTCACGGTTACTTTCAACCACAGCACCAGTGGCAGCACTACGAGCAACACCATGACCGTAACCAGCAAGACCTGCACGCTGAACATCGGAACCATCTCATTGGGCTCCAATGCCAACTACGCGTCCACTGCCACTCCAGTGGTCTTCGTGGGTACCAATACCGGCGTGAGCACAGTGACCTGGAATCCGGATACGTTTTCCCTGACAATCCAACTGGGGGCCACCAAGAACAACACCGGCGCCCAGGGGACCAATGTTGGAGCAGACTTCCCCGCCTATGCCCCGGCGTCCGGCCTGACGGATGTGGCAGGAAACCCGCTCGCGACAGCGCCTGCCTTTACATCCACCTCCTCGTCGCGCTTCTGAGTCGATACGCCAAGGAAGGAATGCATACTGTGAGGATGAAATTCACCACCACCATTCAGGGCAGCGGCAACAAGACAGGCATCGAGGTCCCGGAGGAGATCGTTACTGCACTTGACGCCGGACGGCGGCCGCCGGTGGTGGTTACCATCAACGACGAAAGCTACCGCAGCAGCATCGCGGTGATGGGCGGCAAGAACATGGTCGGCGTGAGCGCCGCGAACCGTGAGCTGACCGGAGTGGCCGCCGGGGACACCGTCGAGGTGGGACTGGAAGTGGACACCGAACCACGGGTCAATGAGGTTCCGGATGACCTGGCCAGCGCCCTGGAAGCCGAACCGGAAGCGAAGGCCTTCTACGGGGCCCTGAACTACAGCAGCCAACGCCGCTACGTGGAGCCGATCACCGACGCGAAGACACCGGAAACACGTGTGCGCCGGGTGGCCAAGGCAGTGGAAGACCTCAAGGCAGGCAAGAAGTAGGAACGCAGCGCCGCACTGCTGGACACTACGTCCACTGGTAAGTGTACTTACTATTGCCCTGAATGTACCGGTGCAGGTCGCGGCAAAACTGCATTTCGGTCAATTATCCTGCGCCCGCGGACGGCTGCAGGGCGGACCCGATGGAAGTTTCCGCAGGTCAGACGCGTGCAGCGAGGCATCGAGCAGCAAAAGACTTTATGGAACCTTGAGGGAACGCAGGGGCATAAGTTGAGTGGCCGCTTCAAGAATGGGGTGCGGCCCAATGGGGGGCCACCAACCCAAACCAGGAGCCCTCCATGCCTACCCGTCTGTCCGTTGCCCCGGCCGCCACCTCATCTGCTCCGGCCGGACACCCCTTGCGGCTGGTGGTGCTGATTCCGGCCTACAACGAAGCGGGCTCGATCGGCGACACCCTTGATGGCCTGATGCTGCAGTCACGCCCGGCGGACCTGGTGGTGGTGATCCCAAACGGCTGCACCGACGACACCGCCCGGGAAGCCCGCAAGTATCCCGTCACCGTGATGGAGCTGCCACGGCTGGAGCACCGCAAGTCCGAGGCGCTCAACCGGGCATGGAACGAACACGCGTACGACGCCGACGTGGTGGTCTGCCTGGACGCGGACACCGTCCTTCCACCCAACGCCCTGGCCGCCTGGGAGCGTGAGTTCCTGGGGCGCCGGGCCGCACGGCTGGGCGGATCGTCGTCGAAATTCACCATGCAGGACCCCGGATTCCTCAGCCGGCTGCAAAAAGCCGAGTTCGCCACCTGGACGGACACCGCCCTGCGCCGCCGGCAGACCAGCGTCCTGGCCGGGACGGGCTGCGCCATCAACAACGCGGTGCTGCGGCAGATCGCCGCCCGGGACGACAGGAACGGCCCCTGGGTCTATACCTCCCAGGTGGAGGACTTCGAGCTGACCTACCGGATCCGGGAACTGGGCTTTATCTGCCAGGTGTCCCCCGACGTCCGCGCCTACACGGACTCGATGAAGACCATCAAGGCGTTGTGGGGCCAGCGGATGAAGTGGCAGGTGGGAACCGTGGAGGACCTCCTGGACCTGGGCATCAACCGGCTGACCCTCCGCGACTGGGGGCAACAGGCCATGGGCCTGCTGGGTGTCTTCCTGAAGTTCCTGTGGATCGCCGTCATGGTTCTTTCACTCGCCCTGGGCGTCTTCAGGTTCGTCCTGTTCTGGTGGCTGGTTCCCGTCCTTTTCATCGCGCTGGACATCAAACGCGCGTTGCGGATTCCGCACCGGGACTGGAAGGACATCCTTCTGGCCGCCACCTTCCTCCCCCAGGAATTGTTCATGTGGCTGCGGTCCGGGTGGTTTCTCGCCTCCTGGTGCGCGGTCCTGACCACCAAAATCACCCGACGGCGGATCGACCGTTGGGAAGCCCAATACACCGCAGAGGACATCTGACCATGTACGGAATGACCGCCACTATCCCCGCTACCGGAGCCGCCCTGGCCTACACAGGGCTCAACGTCGGCTCCTCACTTCTGACCGCCCTGGGCACCGCGCTCATCGGCGTGGCCCTGCTGTCGCTGCTGCGCAAGGGCAGCAAGGTCAAGCCCTGATGCCGTCCGCCCTGGCCCGGCCTGGAGCACGGTCCGGGCCAGCGGCGGTTGACCGGAACGACCGGCTAGGACGTGGGCCTGGTCTGAAGCGCGTTCTTGAACGCTGTTGCGGAGGCGGCGCTGCTGTTGATCCGCCAGTCCGTTTCCTTTTGCAGGTGGAACCACACGAAACCCATCACGTCGGGCTGGGCCGCAAGGTAGGACACCAGGCCAGAGTTCCACGCGGCCTTGTCGCCGCCAGCCTCGCTCGACGCCGTTTCGGCAATGAGGATGGGCACCCCGGGAGCCAGGGTTCGAAGCTGGGCGATACCCGGCGCGAAGAGGTCCTGCGCGGAGATCCAGGCACTCCAGGAAGCGGACGTTCCCCAGTTGTAACCGTCCAGGGCCACGATGTCCACATACCCCGCTCCGGGATACAGGCCGGCCAGGTCCGTGGAGCCGTAGTACGGAACGTTGGGGCTCCAGACCCACGACACATTGCTGGCACCCTGTGCCGCGACAACATCATGCACGTGCCGCCAGGCCGCGGCGTAATCCCCTGGCTGGTTGCCGTTGACGCTTTCAGCCCACGGATACCAGTCGCCGTTCATTTCGTGCGCGAACCGCAGCTGGACCGGGTAACCCCAGGAGGCCAGCGCCTGGCCCCACTGAGCAATGTATGGATCGAAATCACCGGCAGTGATCCGGTCCAGGCTGTAGGCCGGCTGGTTCACACCACCGCCCCATAACCAGGGCTCCCAGGTGACCAGGGGAACGGCGCCCCGGGCACGGACCGCGTTCATTTCGGTGATGGGTGCGGGCTGCGCAAAGTCCTCGTAGAACAAGACGCTGGACGGTGCTTCACCAGCCAGGACCGCCACCTGGTCAAGCTCACTGCCGGCCAGGGGGCCTCCCGCCGTCGCCGCCCCGAAGCGGAGTTTGGCGGTACTGACGGGCGGCACGGTCGGGGCCGTCGGGGCCGGCACAGTAACCGTGAACACGGCCGAGCCCTGGACGGAGGACGTCTTGGCAGTCACGGTGATCTTGCCTGTGGCGGTTGCCGGGATGGTGGCCGGGGCGCTGAAGGCGCCGGTCGACGTCGTTTTTAAGGGGAAAGTAGCCGAACCGATGATCACGGTTCCGGTGGTGGAGGCCTTGAAGCCGCTGCCGGTGACGGTGATGGAGGATCCTGCGGCTCCCGTTGCCGGGCTCAAGGCGATCTGTCCCGCAGCTGCCTGCGCGGCCACGGGCTGAACCACCGTCAGGGCCAGGACCACGCCCAGGCCTGCGGCGACGGCCGCGAAGCGTGTCTTTATGGAGTTGAACAAGGCTATCGATCCCCAGAATCGTTCGTGGCAGCCAAGTTTGCTGCCGGCCAGGTGCACCGGACGGCACATGCCTGATCCTAAAGGCCATGTGGTGAAACTGATCAGGCCTTGATGGAATTCTGCGCAAAAACTTGCTGGAAAATGAGGAATACGTGAATCACCGTCATGATCCCGGGCGGCTCCTGGTC
Proteins encoded in this window:
- a CDS encoding COG1470 family protein, with the translated sequence MHKQDGHPRRGTRTGIKAAVVALLLVLASAGALIAAANNPKPGITVQVTPASQSVQQGQAATYLVTLTSTGGFTGAVNLATAGLPAGAAGAFTPSSVTLNSGSTATSTLNVTTATATPAGTSSLTITGTSGKVSGSVTAGLTVNYRISSTISVAAAPDSLSVPPGATAVYTLQLTRNNLSGPVTFSVLGGLPSGATASFSANPVTGTSTTLQVATTATSPTGSYNLYLVGTGKDSSGKSQYAYANVQLVLDSTIKQFVLSGNVPGTLSPGTSAGLDLQINNPNNKALALTNMSVAVAGVTRSADAAARNLPCTTADFTVTQYSGPYPLTVPAGSSSLSGLRVTQTAWPKVGMVDTSANQDGCKGATLQLAYSGSGQGN
- a CDS encoding OmpL47-type beta-barrel domain-containing protein, which produces MSIAIRKTPFGFRLPSGRLAWIATAVLLLLGTATAAYGFWASTTSSNNATAAADALSPGSKPAVTANGASVSVSWAAGTTVNEHAATGYTVTRYATAAGGTGTPATGACAGTVTTLTCIEQNVPGGTWYYTVTPTIALWTGAESPRSTGISSDSTAPVASVSSLSPTPNAAGWNNNSPVTVTITADDGPAGSGVASITYAVDGGAKRTVNGAIATIPVTGDWTHTISYFATDNAGNIGSVQTQPVWIDTQAPDVPSLTVPAYVNSGNVAAVPVTGTAEAGARITLVASDPGAAHSVSSTATASATGDWSASPDLGSLNQGTVTYTATATDSAGNTGGARNATSIKDTVPPAAAQALSVPAYVNISNASVLPVSGTAEAGITVTVTATDAGAAHTVTEAATASGTGSWSLNLNLSGLNDGPVTYSITAKDAAGNTGTAYTTSSTKDTVAPAPTIAAPMYVNGSSNISAVQVSGTTEAGTIVNVTVRNGLSSFVSKAVTTTGTTWNTTMDLSTIPDGTLIYTADSTDAAGNSGTATAKGITNKDTKLPSISAVSLLGGGTTAGTADAGDTLTIRYSEALDASKICSIWNNTGAQILKANNDVTVTFNHSTSGSTTSNTMTVTSKTCTLNIGTISLGSNANYASTATPVVFVGTNTGVSTVTWNPDTFSLTIQLGATKNNTGAQGTNVGADFPAYAPASGLTDVAGNPLATAPAFTSTSSSRF
- a CDS encoding YdeI/OmpD-associated family protein encodes the protein MKFTTTIQGSGNKTGIEVPEEIVTALDAGRRPPVVVTINDESYRSSIAVMGGKNMVGVSAANRELTGVAAGDTVEVGLEVDTEPRVNEVPDDLASALEAEPEAKAFYGALNYSSQRRYVEPITDAKTPETRVRRVAKAVEDLKAGKK
- a CDS encoding glycosyltransferase family 2 protein, with amino-acid sequence MPTRLSVAPAATSSAPAGHPLRLVVLIPAYNEAGSIGDTLDGLMLQSRPADLVVVIPNGCTDDTAREARKYPVTVMELPRLEHRKSEALNRAWNEHAYDADVVVCLDADTVLPPNALAAWEREFLGRRAARLGGSSSKFTMQDPGFLSRLQKAEFATWTDTALRRRQTSVLAGTGCAINNAVLRQIAARDDRNGPWVYTSQVEDFELTYRIRELGFICQVSPDVRAYTDSMKTIKALWGQRMKWQVGTVEDLLDLGINRLTLRDWGQQAMGLLGVFLKFLWIAVMVLSLALGVFRFVLFWWLVPVLFIALDIKRALRIPHRDWKDILLAATFLPQELFMWLRSGWFLASWCAVLTTKITRRRIDRWEAQYTAEDI
- a CDS encoding glycosyl hydrolase translates to MCRPVHLAGSKLGCHERFWGSIALFNSIKTRFAAVAAGLGVVLALTVVQPVAAQAAAGQIALSPATGAAGSSITVTGSGFKASTTGTVIIGSATFPLKTTSTGAFSAPATIPATATGKITVTAKTSSVQGSAVFTVTVPAPTAPTVPPVSTAKLRFGAATAGGPLAGSELDQVAVLAGEAPSSVLFYEDFAQPAPITEMNAVRARGAVPLVTWEPWLWGGGVNQPAYSLDRITAGDFDPYIAQWGQALASWGYPVQLRFAHEMNGDWYPWAESVNGNQPGDYAAAWRHVHDVVAAQGASNVSWVWSPNVPYYGSTDLAGLYPGAGYVDIVALDGYNWGTSASWSAWISAQDLFAPGIAQLRTLAPGVPILIAETASSEAGGDKAAWNSGLVSYLAAQPDVMGFVWFHLQKETDWRINSSAASATAFKNALQTRPTS